A window of the Methanoculleus horonobensis genome harbors these coding sequences:
- a CDS encoding DUF2206 domain-containing protein codes for MSLMIRRLTDEMEDVHKTDIHIRNLISWNDWKFFDFFTTIIGIQALLLVLTAFGTVGIHVPLLRPVVGFIYCCFVPGIVLLRTLNLHHLCTADTLLYSIGLSIGIVYLLGFCINIILPLLNIASPFSTVVLTLALTSVTAILCILCWLRESGMPDKTCKWQVTKILTVPNMSLFLIPFTAIFGTVLVNNYYMNHLLLAMVVILVLIAILVGLDRYVRRESYLIAIFITSVTLLLHTALITPFLWGWDIVNENFYATAVLQHQIWDIGIFDNVNGCLSIVVLAPVLSQLTELPLTWVFKLLYPLIFSLIAVALYRVYQHQTEDRIAFFACFMFVSYFQYYSGMVFLARQMIAELFLALLLLLMLSTAITGGKRAFLMGFFGFAMITSHYGLSYLFMAALVAAWVLILIAGSRPVSAIGAWTLDRLKRTGSGLADFLDPQEKRTILTAPFVIFFSLFTVVWYSLVAGGSVLTTIMRIGNKIVSNFIGEMADPAASQGMGTIVLETASPLHEVWKYLFLITNLFIVIGLVAYLFSRPDRRRFTREYIALASVFLLLDVAAIAVPYLASALSVERFYQITIIILSPFFAYGGLTVFSAAENLLRGTLSWTMRSCHAHAMLAVFLAVFLLFNTGFIYEVTADRSTSMALSSLDDFPKYNEREMTGAQWLHLHASVEGDPRLLSDTKGELLLRLNLVDWRDMDQKETYDELISPPTNVDPLFLHSVNIKTGVVRVTVLEKATSSNRKLNVTRLTHDRSKIYSNGGSETYL; via the coding sequence ATGAGCCTGATGATCAGGAGGCTGACCGACGAGATGGAGGACGTCCACAAGACGGATATCCATATCAGAAACCTGATCAGCTGGAACGACTGGAAGTTTTTCGATTTTTTTACGACCATCATCGGCATTCAGGCCCTTTTGCTGGTACTTACCGCTTTTGGAACGGTCGGTATACATGTGCCCCTGTTGCGACCGGTCGTAGGGTTCATCTACTGTTGCTTCGTTCCCGGCATCGTGCTTCTCCGAACGCTCAATCTACACCACCTCTGTACAGCGGATACCCTGCTCTACAGCATCGGGCTGAGTATCGGGATCGTCTACCTCCTGGGCTTTTGCATCAATATCATACTCCCGCTTCTCAACATCGCTTCTCCGTTCTCGACAGTAGTCCTTACGCTCGCACTAACCTCCGTAACAGCCATCCTCTGTATTCTCTGCTGGCTGCGGGAGAGCGGGATGCCTGATAAAACCTGTAAATGGCAGGTTACGAAGATCCTGACCGTTCCCAATATGAGCCTATTCTTAATCCCATTTACTGCTATATTCGGTACGGTTCTCGTCAATAATTACTATATGAACCATCTCCTCCTCGCAATGGTCGTAATACTGGTGCTCATCGCCATCCTGGTGGGACTGGACAGGTATGTACGCAGGGAGTCATACCTGATCGCTATCTTCATCACCTCCGTCACCTTGCTCCTCCATACAGCGTTAATTACTCCTTTCCTCTGGGGATGGGATATCGTAAACGAGAACTTCTATGCCACCGCCGTCCTTCAGCATCAGATATGGGATATCGGAATATTCGACAATGTGAACGGCTGCTTGAGCATCGTCGTTCTCGCACCCGTCTTGAGCCAGTTGACGGAGCTGCCGCTGACATGGGTGTTCAAACTGCTCTATCCGCTCATCTTTTCGTTGATCGCTGTTGCGCTCTATCGGGTGTACCAGCACCAGACGGAAGATAGGATAGCGTTCTTTGCCTGTTTCATGTTCGTCTCCTACTTCCAGTATTACAGTGGGATGGTATTCCTGGCACGACAGATGATTGCAGAGTTATTCCTTGCGCTGCTCCTGCTGCTCATGCTGAGCACCGCCATCACCGGGGGGAAAAGGGCATTCCTGATGGGATTCTTCGGTTTCGCCATGATCACCTCCCATTACGGACTCTCGTACCTCTTCATGGCGGCACTGGTCGCGGCATGGGTACTGATATTGATCGCCGGGAGCCGCCCGGTCTCGGCGATCGGGGCATGGACACTTGACCGCCTGAAGAGAACTGGTTCCGGACTCGCGGACTTTCTGGACCCGCAGGAGAAGCGCACCATCCTCACCGCACCGTTCGTCATCTTCTTCTCGCTCTTCACCGTCGTCTGGTACTCGCTTGTAGCAGGGGGTTCGGTTCTAACGACAATCATGCGAATAGGAAACAAGATCGTGAGTAATTTCATAGGTGAGATGGCAGACCCCGCCGCAAGCCAGGGAATGGGCACGATCGTCCTTGAAACTGCATCGCCGCTTCATGAGGTATGGAAATACCTCTTCCTGATCACAAACCTCTTCATCGTTATCGGTCTCGTTGCGTATCTCTTCAGCAGGCCGGACCGCCGCCGGTTTACCCGGGAGTATATCGCGCTTGCATCCGTTTTTCTTCTCCTGGACGTGGCCGCTATCGCTGTTCCGTACCTGGCATCCGCACTGAGCGTGGAGCGGTTCTACCAGATCACTATCATCATACTGTCACCGTTCTTTGCGTACGGAGGCCTGACCGTATTTTCAGCAGCCGAAAACCTCCTCAGGGGCACACTCTCGTGGACCATGCGCTCCTGCCATGCCCATGCAATGCTCGCCGTCTTCCTGGCGGTCTTCCTGCTCTTCAATACCGGGTTCATCTATGAGGTGACCGCAGACAGATCCACCTCAATGGCACTCAGTTCTCTCGACGACTTTCCCAAATACAACGAACGTGAGATGACCGGAGCGCAATGGCTCCATCTCCATGCCTCCGTGGAAGGTGACCCCAGACTCCTGTCGGATACCAAGGGTGAACTCCTGCTCCGCTTGAACCTTGTCGACTGGCGGGATATGGATCAGAAGGAGACCTATGACGAACTCATCAGTCCGCCGACCAACGTGGACCCACTCTTTCTCCATTCGGTGAATATCAAAACCGGTGTGGTTCGTGTCACGGTCCTGGAGAAGGCAACCAGTTCAAACCGCAAGTTGAACGTGACCCGGCTGACACACGACCGTTCAAAGATATACAGTAACGGCGGGTCGGAAACATATCTCTAG
- a CDS encoding right-handed parallel beta-helix repeat-containing protein gives MKVTVRKIIVTLMIAVVLWGSGPGSCSTAAEQPPVLVIAANDSSEQSRSRADVICDGFADEVEIGLALGEVSPGGKVILTEGTFHCNKNLHFEPHTTLEGQGENQTYLNCSGECPGVVMDDENLTIRGLTITNRGGILITKTAHIRVHQVVVDSPHLYQDGAFSMWMNADETLEDIEFIDCKALNVPGFGYWTCGQGPGQVQRNVRYINCQAIGCGGGDGASSETTRLWSGGFSLQETNAAEDILVKGCYAEGNWQSGFHQEPSNPTQNFTIEDCISVNNGQKARYVENPDTLDGSPDMVFGAGYFLGTNATLRNCTADGNYHGVELWWGQGCTVENCTSRNSQAEDYFLVYGSGRSIPNTFRNCVSDHAGMHALSAEVGTKNAYFTNFTVIDPQGDGMYNLMIGGNLRANDDSAGHDPCEDSYFDIRFFGGGSPAALGVERGRNLTFTGTIETDQPNPIFIDGWDTESITIERMHISIESENEEAAGITVVPAVVKAGTIRIADSTIIDPRPVTKLQYGIKNIAQEQVVVSNLTVTGAATPCSHCNITVEATEAPQDISIINGTIQFLRRFTEIFPWKSLK, from the coding sequence GTGAAGGTGACTGTGAGAAAAATTATAGTAACGCTGATGATCGCCGTAGTCCTGTGGGGCTCCGGGCCGGGCAGTTGCAGTACGGCAGCCGAGCAGCCACCAGTTCTCGTTATCGCTGCGAACGACAGCAGCGAGCAGTCCAGGTCACGTGCAGATGTAATCTGCGACGGATTCGCGGATGAGGTGGAGATCGGGCTGGCTCTGGGGGAGGTGAGTCCGGGGGGAAAGGTCATACTGACCGAAGGTACCTTCCATTGCAATAAGAATCTCCATTTTGAGCCTCACACCACCCTGGAAGGGCAGGGAGAGAACCAGACATACCTGAACTGCTCCGGAGAATGCCCCGGAGTCGTCATGGACGATGAAAACCTGACGATCAGGGGCCTGACGATCACGAACCGTGGCGGCATCCTCATCACAAAGACAGCCCATATCAGGGTCCACCAGGTGGTCGTCGATAGCCCGCACCTATACCAGGACGGAGCATTCAGCATGTGGATGAATGCCGACGAAACGCTCGAAGATATCGAGTTCATCGACTGCAAGGCGTTGAACGTCCCGGGCTTCGGCTACTGGACCTGTGGGCAGGGGCCGGGACAGGTACAGAGGAACGTGCGCTACATCAACTGCCAGGCGATCGGGTGCGGGGGAGGCGATGGAGCGTCTTCCGAGACCACCCGACTCTGGTCCGGCGGTTTCAGCCTCCAGGAGACGAACGCAGCCGAGGATATCCTCGTGAAGGGATGTTATGCAGAAGGAAACTGGCAGTCGGGCTTCCACCAGGAGCCGAGCAACCCTACGCAAAATTTCACCATTGAAGACTGTATCAGCGTGAATAACGGGCAAAAAGCCAGGTACGTCGAGAACCCCGATACTCTTGACGGTTCACCGGACATGGTTTTTGGAGCGGGATACTTCCTCGGCACGAATGCTACGCTCAGGAACTGCACGGCCGACGGAAACTATCACGGTGTCGAACTCTGGTGGGGCCAGGGATGTACTGTAGAGAATTGTACATCCAGGAACTCTCAGGCTGAGGATTACTTCCTGGTTTACGGCAGTGGTCGGTCGATACCGAACACTTTCAGGAACTGTGTCAGCGACCACGCCGGCATGCACGCGTTAAGCGCAGAAGTCGGGACGAAAAATGCATATTTCACGAATTTCACCGTCATCGATCCGCAAGGCGATGGCATGTATAACCTGATGATCGGTGGTAATCTTCGGGCAAACGATGACTCTGCCGGGCACGATCCTTGCGAAGACTCGTACTTCGACATCCGGTTCTTCGGCGGAGGATCACCCGCCGCCCTCGGAGTCGAGCGTGGAAGAAACCTCACGTTCACCGGAACCATTGAGACGGATCAGCCCAACCCCATCTTCATAGATGGGTGGGATACGGAATCCATCACCATTGAGAGGATGCACATCAGTATCGAGAGCGAGAACGAAGAAGCAGCAGGCATTACCGTCGTTCCAGCCGTTGTAAAAGCGGGAACCATCCGGATTGCAGATTCCACGATAATAGACCCTCGCCCGGTTACCAAACTTCAGTATGGGATAAAAAACATCGCACAAGAGCAGGTAGTGGTCAGCAACCTCACGGTTACCGGGGCAGCGACCCCCTGCTCTCACTGCAACATAACCGTAGAAGCCACGGAGGCACCGCAGGATATCTCCATCATAAACGGCACCATCCAATTTTTAAGGAGATTTACAGAGATTTTTCCCTGGAAATCGCTTAAATAA
- a CDS encoding CARDB domain-containing protein — MPGVYYCSGNIDVPAGRTLTGAHDPSDPRNPATNSILYFESKGSVNPRGSNTLSKFSIVGAGYVFILNANNVNCEDLYVTHRDLKGNSQPDKYLPAAFWCVARDVDISNIRYNRCTAEHVNGHGWQHDDRVGSITPAVEHHWIRGLTITNCRASYTGDAYLLSGGKSGWAWDGTGFNIQERNRLADAYVANCVADHTLISGFHQEAAGMFGGFSGAKNITLENCHADYSGTKGSMPSNPYKCGDELESGEWWTFGGFTITTNAVVRDCTAKGGWMNFMGWWTQNVVVERFHSSDSIGAGYILTRESGYNIPNKFIDCVSENDGKCALDLYAGANNAFTNFTVKNCRATSGWQIIANGCTDAGYWGDLYVYPYTNPVNCHIIGGGSKIAKSCDSTGGSVLILSGDAVGTYVNPFSGAVDHSAFTILSGQVPTPTPTPTPTPTVTPTPTPTDNPDLVVTDIRWEPSKPATGSPVTFKATIKNQGTAATPDGIIHGVAFYVDGTCVTWSDDHLTSIPPGHWVTVTANGGPNGLSTWTATAGEHAIRARVDDMDRIAEGNTANNVREEGVIITDAAAPTPTPTPTPTVTPAPTPTGNPDLVVTNIRWEPSKPTTGSPVTFKATIKNQGTAATPDGIIHGVAFYVDGTCVTWSDDHLTSIPPGHWVTVTANGGPKGLSTWTATAGEHAIRARVDDMDRIVEESTANNIYEKKTVVR, encoded by the coding sequence GTGCCCGGCGTGTACTACTGCTCGGGTAACATCGACGTGCCCGCCGGGAGAACACTCACCGGCGCTCACGACCCGTCAGACCCCCGCAACCCGGCGACAAACTCAATCCTGTACTTCGAGTCCAAAGGAAGCGTCAATCCTCGGGGGAGCAACACACTGTCGAAATTCTCGATCGTTGGCGCGGGATACGTCTTCATACTGAACGCAAACAACGTCAACTGTGAAGACCTGTATGTCACTCACCGGGATCTGAAGGGAAACAGCCAGCCGGACAAGTACCTGCCGGCTGCATTCTGGTGCGTGGCCAGGGATGTCGACATCAGCAACATTCGGTATAACCGGTGCACGGCAGAGCATGTCAACGGGCACGGGTGGCAGCATGACGATCGTGTCGGCAGCATTACGCCCGCTGTCGAGCACCACTGGATCAGAGGGCTGACGATAACCAACTGCCGCGCTTCGTACACCGGTGACGCATACCTGCTATCCGGAGGCAAATCCGGCTGGGCATGGGATGGAACCGGATTCAACATCCAGGAGCGAAACCGGCTTGCCGATGCTTACGTTGCAAACTGCGTCGCAGACCATACGCTCATTTCAGGTTTCCACCAGGAGGCGGCAGGAATGTTCGGCGGCTTCTCGGGCGCCAAGAACATCACTCTCGAGAACTGCCATGCTGACTACTCCGGTACAAAAGGGAGCATGCCGTCCAATCCGTATAAGTGCGGAGACGAACTGGAGAGTGGAGAATGGTGGACCTTCGGTGGATTCACAATCACTACGAACGCCGTGGTGCGGGATTGCACTGCAAAGGGCGGCTGGATGAACTTTATGGGATGGTGGACTCAGAACGTGGTGGTTGAGCGTTTCCACTCGTCAGATTCCATCGGTGCCGGGTATATACTCACCAGGGAGAGCGGGTACAACATCCCGAACAAGTTTATCGACTGCGTGAGTGAGAACGACGGGAAATGCGCTCTGGATCTGTACGCCGGAGCGAACAACGCCTTCACCAACTTCACCGTCAAAAACTGCCGGGCAACCTCTGGATGGCAGATAATCGCGAACGGTTGCACAGATGCCGGGTACTGGGGAGATCTGTATGTATATCCCTACACAAATCCGGTGAACTGTCATATCATTGGCGGAGGCTCCAAGATCGCCAAAAGTTGTGACAGCACCGGCGGAAGTGTGCTCATACTTAGCGGGGACGCCGTGGGAACGTACGTAAATCCGTTCTCGGGCGCCGTGGATCACAGTGCATTCACGATCCTCTCCGGTCAGGTTCCAACACCAACCCCGACACCGACACCGACACCGACGGTGACGCCGACCCCCACACCGACCGACAACCCGGACCTGGTGGTGACGGATATCCGCTGGGAACCGTCCAAACCGGCAACCGGGAGCCCGGTAACATTCAAGGCGACGATCAAGAACCAGGGTACCGCCGCGACCCCCGACGGCATCATTCACGGGGTTGCGTTCTACGTTGACGGCACCTGCGTCACCTGGTCGGACGATCACCTGACTTCGATTCCCCCGGGACATTGGGTCACCGTGACCGCCAACGGCGGACCGAACGGGTTGTCCACCTGGACGGCAACAGCAGGAGAGCACGCCATCCGGGCCCGGGTCGACGACATGGACCGCATCGCGGAGGGGAACACGGCGAACAATGTCCGCGAAGAGGGCGTGATCATCACTGACGCAGCCGCTCCCACGCCGACACCGACCCCCACACCGACGGTGACGCCTGCGCCGACACCGACCGGCAACCCGGACCTGGTGGTGACGAATATCCGCTGGGAACCGTCCAAACCGACAACCGGGAGCCCGGTAACATTCAAGGCGACGATCAAGAACCAGGGCACCGCCGCGACCCCCGACGGCATCATTCACGGGGTTGCGTTCTACGTTGACGGCACCTGCGTCACCTGGTCGGACGATCACCTGACTTCGATTCCCCCGGGACATTGGGTCACCGTGACCGCCAACGGCGGACCGAAAGGATTGTCCACCTGGACGGCAACAGCAGGAGAACACGCCATCCGGGCCCGGGTCGACGACATGGATCGCATCGTGGAAGAGAGCACGGCAAACAACATCTATGAGAAGAAGACGGTAGTCAGGTGA
- a CDS encoding serine O-acetyltransferase, translating to MMSQYSYSLSMPVPAWRPAVPTAARNLYRVRGYRSPPFMPTSFVAVIKKDLDRYFFWVGDDVKKTSRRSGFVLAVIEHLIYKDGYRALFFYRLQQTPPVKKSRLLGALVRLVNVLLNRIELDPRAQIGAGCIIPHGQCIIVGSSCILGENVTIYQGVTIGAIAGRVKDGRVDPIIGDGVMLGAGAKVLGPVCVGKNSMIGANAVVIDDIPERSIAVGVPAKVVREASVPFTVNLEEHARNV from the coding sequence ATGATGAGTCAGTACAGCTACAGCCTCTCCATGCCGGTTCCGGCCTGGAGGCCTGCCGTGCCGACGGCCGCGAGAAACTTATATAGAGTTCGGGGCTACAGGAGTCCGCCGTTTATGCCGACGAGTTTCGTTGCGGTAATCAAGAAGGATCTGGATCGTTATTTCTTCTGGGTGGGGGATGACGTGAAGAAGACCTCACGCAGATCGGGTTTCGTCCTGGCAGTGATAGAGCACCTCATTTATAAGGACGGGTATAGGGCGCTTTTCTTCTATCGGCTGCAGCAAACTCCTCCTGTGAAGAAGAGTCGCCTTCTAGGAGCCCTCGTCAGGTTGGTAAACGTGCTTTTGAATCGGATCGAACTCGATCCTCGTGCACAGATAGGGGCCGGCTGTATAATCCCTCATGGACAGTGCATCATCGTTGGTTCCTCCTGCATTCTCGGTGAAAACGTCACCATATACCAGGGTGTCACCATCGGAGCCATCGCAGGGAGGGTGAAGGACGGTCGTGTCGATCCGATCATCGGAGACGGTGTCATGCTGGGTGCCGGTGCCAAAGTTCTGGGGCCGGTATGCGTAGGTAAAAACTCCATGATCGGCGCAAATGCCGTCGTGATCGATGACATCCCCGAACGTTCCATCGCAGTAGGCGTTCCGGCGAAGGTGGTGCGGGAGGCCAGCGTGCCGTTTACCGTGAATCTGGAGGAACATGCGAGAAATGTCTGA
- a CDS encoding glycosyltransferase family 4 protein, which yields MQILVLATEYPPHASGIGNVASSIVRLLERRGHHCTVCSPSGRDIWLGSHDLIKRTGVLGLLQFWLQISRNFKDDNHDVVWVHQPLFLREVPFRNAVYTVHTTYGGEYANRVGSPAVRAYKKTASLVECSCLRRLGNLSPFTVIDPTVQRELETIGLQSRQIHQIPNGVDTTIYRPNQDNGDIRARFGLPEEGRIILSLGRLTPQKQPEVLVDLYSRIEKRSDDVTLAIAGTGELLDRVKARVRSSGLESVKFLGYVPEADKPNLYSCSDYYIMTSRYEGQPLSLLEAMASGLPCIVSNIPNLRMVRDARCGVTIPTEDIDRSSEAIISYLKTDPYQDSIRAREYVLHHYDWQLLADRYLKIFEQAARE from the coding sequence GTGCAGATTCTTGTCCTGGCAACCGAGTATCCTCCCCATGCAAGTGGTATAGGTAATGTTGCGAGCAGCATTGTCCGGTTACTGGAGAGAAGAGGGCACCACTGCACTGTCTGCTCCCCCTCGGGACGGGATATCTGGCTGGGGAGTCACGATCTGATCAAACGCACGGGTGTGCTTGGCTTGCTCCAATTCTGGCTCCAGATCTCGCGCAACTTCAAAGATGACAACCACGACGTCGTCTGGGTTCATCAGCCCTTATTTCTAAGGGAGGTGCCCTTTCGGAACGCAGTATATACCGTACACACGACGTACGGCGGGGAGTATGCCAACAGAGTGGGGTCGCCGGCCGTCCGGGCGTATAAAAAAACTGCATCACTGGTCGAGTGTTCCTGCCTCAGAAGACTTGGGAACCTGTCACCATTCACCGTGATCGATCCCACTGTGCAGAGGGAACTGGAGACAATCGGCCTCCAGAGCCGTCAGATTCATCAGATCCCAAATGGAGTCGACACCACCATCTACAGGCCGAACCAGGATAACGGAGATATCAGGGCACGCTTCGGGCTGCCGGAAGAGGGCAGGATCATTCTCAGCTTAGGGAGGTTGACGCCCCAGAAGCAGCCCGAGGTGCTGGTTGATCTCTACTCTCGAATTGAAAAGCGCTCAGATGATGTGACTCTTGCTATCGCCGGAACCGGCGAACTCCTCGATAGGGTGAAGGCCCGGGTCAGGAGCAGTGGGCTTGAAAGCGTGAAATTCCTTGGTTACGTCCCTGAAGCGGATAAACCCAATCTCTATTCCTGCTCGGACTACTATATCATGACGTCTCGATACGAAGGGCAACCACTGTCTCTTCTGGAGGCCATGGCATCCGGCCTTCCCTGCATCGTCTCCAACATACCAAATCTGCGTATGGTCCGTGACGCCCGCTGCGGTGTCACCATCCCTACGGAGGATATCGACCGGAGTTCGGAAGCGATCATCTCCTACCTGAAAACCGATCCGTATCAGGATTCCATTCGAGCACGGGAGTATGTGCTGCACCACTATGATTGGCAACTGCTTGCCGATCGCTACCTGAAAATTTTCGAGCAGGCAGCACGCGAATAG
- a CDS encoding polysaccharide deacetylase family protein: MHLWSQPEESPGVFVISLDFELYWGVRDVVTLDAYRDNLLGARRAVPIILDLFEEYGIHATWATVGFLFFDSKEELLRSLPEVKPRYADPVLNPYPYIESIGDGECDDPFHYAATLVREIHSSRGQEIATHTFSHYYCLEDGHDVHCFEDDLRAAVGAAKRLGIDIRSLVLPRNQLNPDCLAVLGNFGILSYRGTPDSWLHCGRSQRHNPRSLSLLRYAESVWGKVGYNCYSLPRLSLSDPWNIPASRFLYPCIPSLYWCDALRRRRIQNELSYASEHSQLYHLWWHPHNFGAEPERNIEHLRKILDHFASLRDNGEMISMNMGEVADLFQQKAHTNART; encoded by the coding sequence ATGCACCTGTGGAGCCAACCGGAGGAATCGCCTGGAGTATTTGTCATCTCTCTCGACTTTGAACTCTATTGGGGAGTTCGGGATGTAGTCACCCTTGATGCTTATCGTGATAACCTCCTTGGTGCACGGAGAGCAGTCCCCATCATCCTCGATCTGTTTGAGGAATATGGGATCCACGCGACGTGGGCAACAGTCGGTTTTCTCTTCTTTGACAGCAAAGAGGAACTCCTGCGTTCGCTCCCTGAGGTAAAACCCCGGTATGCAGATCCGGTGCTGAACCCCTATCCATATATTGAATCAATCGGCGATGGTGAATGCGACGATCCTTTCCACTATGCTGCAACTCTGGTCCGGGAGATCCACTCCAGCAGAGGTCAGGAGATAGCGACGCATACGTTTTCCCACTACTACTGCCTGGAGGATGGGCATGATGTCCATTGCTTCGAGGATGATCTGCGGGCTGCTGTCGGGGCCGCAAAACGACTGGGAATCGATATTCGGTCGCTTGTCCTGCCGAGAAACCAATTAAATCCTGATTGCCTTGCTGTGCTTGGGAACTTTGGAATCCTCTCCTATCGCGGAACTCCTGATTCGTGGTTGCACTGCGGCAGGAGCCAACGCCATAATCCGAGGAGCCTGTCCCTCCTGCGCTATGCCGAATCCGTCTGGGGCAAGGTTGGGTACAACTGCTACTCGTTACCCCGACTATCCCTGTCCGATCCGTGGAATATCCCGGCGAGCCGTTTCCTTTACCCCTGCATTCCGTCGCTTTACTGGTGTGATGCGCTCCGACGCCGCCGTATCCAGAACGAGCTCTCGTATGCTTCGGAGCATAGTCAACTCTATCACCTCTGGTGGCATCCTCACAACTTCGGTGCAGAACCGGAGAGAAACATCGAACATCTACGAAAGATCCTCGATCATTTTGCCTCCCTTCGGGATAACGGGGAGATGATCAGTATGAACATGGGGGAGGTGGCGGATTTATTCCAGCAGAAAGCGCACACGAACGCCCGGACCTGA
- a CDS encoding glycosyltransferase family 4 protein, with protein sequence MGRETDANLTGQGRILILAGVYVPVVGGYIKIIRELAQKLTDSGYIVDILTCNGGNAAPYETLDGVNVYRLSSWDLVQGNFPVPKISYRNTVSLLNLAKNDYHCIITNTRFYPICFIGWLLSRWHAIPLIHLEHGSQHTVSNNSWISLIANLYDHSVGSLLVRKAAINFGVSTAATDFLRHLGAKKAKTMHNGIDISSFQDAEPDTEIKRPGSIVITYIGRLIYAKGVQDLLSVFPGIQGDVQLLIVGDGSYRSELEALAHRGHISNITFFGELRPENVPGILKSTDIFVNPSYSEGLPTSVLEACAAGCAVIATDVGGTEEIIHDGSTGFLIKPGDRQELTEKIGLLLSDKVIRETVGKNAQAYVMENFSWDLIMGWWITEMRHLERDVVYTEIDPQE encoded by the coding sequence ATGGGAAGGGAAACAGACGCCAATCTTACAGGACAGGGTCGTATTCTCATACTTGCAGGCGTTTATGTCCCTGTTGTTGGCGGATATATAAAGATAATCCGTGAGTTAGCACAGAAACTTACGGATTCCGGCTATATCGTAGATATATTGACATGCAACGGCGGTAACGCGGCTCCATATGAGACTCTTGACGGCGTCAACGTTTACCGGCTCTCTTCCTGGGATCTGGTACAGGGAAATTTTCCGGTACCCAAGATCAGTTACAGAAATACTGTCTCGTTGTTGAACCTTGCGAAGAATGATTACCACTGCATCATCACCAACACCCGATTCTACCCCATATGTTTCATAGGATGGCTACTTTCACGGTGGCATGCAATCCCTCTTATCCACCTTGAACACGGATCACAACATACGGTTTCAAACAACTCCTGGATATCTCTCATCGCGAATCTTTACGATCATTCCGTCGGCTCCCTCCTGGTGAGAAAGGCTGCAATAAACTTTGGTGTATCAACTGCTGCCACCGATTTCTTAAGACATCTGGGTGCGAAGAAAGCGAAGACCATGCATAATGGCATCGATATCTCTTCATTTCAGGATGCAGAACCCGATACAGAGATAAAAAGGCCTGGAAGCATCGTTATTACCTATATCGGACGGCTGATCTATGCGAAAGGAGTGCAGGATTTACTTTCTGTCTTCCCGGGGATACAAGGAGATGTGCAGTTGCTTATTGTTGGAGACGGGTCTTATAGAAGTGAACTTGAAGCGCTTGCTCATCGCGGGCACATCTCGAATATTACGTTTTTTGGGGAACTGCGTCCGGAAAATGTCCCGGGCATCCTGAAGAGCACTGATATTTTTGTGAACCCCTCTTATTCGGAGGGGCTACCGACGTCAGTTCTTGAAGCCTGTGCTGCCGGCTGTGCGGTTATTGCGACCGATGTCGGCGGAACCGAAGAGATTATCCATGACGGGTCGACCGGGTTCCTGATCAAGCCCGGCGATCGGCAGGAATTAACCGAAAAGATCGGTTTATTACTCAGCGATAAAGTTATCCGCGAGACCGTGGGGAAGAACGCTCAGGCATACGTAATGGAAAATTTTTCCTGGGATCTGATCATGGGATGGTGGATAACCGAGATGAGACACCTTGAGAGAGACGTTGTCTATACGGAGATTGACCCACAAGAATAG